The genomic interval TGAAGGTGTGGTTATAAAGAGACGGGGCGGTTTATTGAGGACCGTGTTCTGCTGGTGTTGATGCAGTACCTGCTCAGGCCAGCCAAGCATTGCAAAGGGAAAGAGCCCTGAGGAGAACCACGTATCCAGGACATCAGGGTCTGCCACAGAACGCATGAAGACCAATCAACAAAGACATTCTTTCATTTACAAGTTTGATTGTGGCAGCAAAGCTGATCCCACGAAACTGGAAGAGCTCGCACACTTCATGACAGGGACGGCAAACCATGACGGCAAACCACGACGGCAAACCACGACGGCAAACCACGACGGCAAACCACGACGGCAAACCACGACGGCAAACCACGACGGCAAACCACGACGGCGGGGGGTTGAGAGTAGTACGTGAGGAGGGTAAAGAATGTGGGTAAGTAGAAAATCTGTAGCCACAGTAAGAGATGTGTTGCTTTTATGTTATTTACTGTCCGACATCTGCGtgtaaatgttaatgtgaattaacattaaaaaataaattctaaaaAAAGACAGGACACATGCACATTCGCTGGCTGCAGGCGGGGAAAGGTGAGTGGAGACCTGGCTGCTGGACAGGTTTGCTACCACAGCAGAAAGTCAGCCTTAGGAAAGCAGGGCAGGACTGGGGAGGCGGTATGACATCATAACGGGGGGTGGAGAGTAGTACGTGAGGAGGCAGCACAACACAAGCAATAATATGGGAGGTGCTAAATGGCAGAGCTTTTCCCTTAACAGATAAGACCAGTCACCCTGAGTCAAAGTGACGTCTTCTGGCTTCACTCCATATTTAACGGCAGCTCGGTGCCGGGCGTCGTCCTCAGTCTGTCCCCAAACCCACAGCTCctatgagaaacacacacacgtcccgtGTCCTTAGACTAGGACAGACTGACGGGATCCAGTCTTCCGTTGGATGAAGTCAGTGTAACATTTCGTGGTGTTATTCTTAAAACCCAACCTCTTGTTTGTCGGTGGCATTAGGGAAGACCACTTGGTAAGCAGGGATCTGATGACCCCACCAAAGCTGCCTGGAAATGCACCAATCACTGCAAGGGAAACAGAGCTGCATTGTtgtcatttcacacacacatcacaccagTAACACCAGCAGGTCAGGACAGCCCACCTGATGTTGGACAGCCAGTTATTCCATGTCTTAGTGTGGTAGTGAGGGATGATTTCCAGCTGCTTGTCCTCCACAGCCTGACAGGGAAACAAGCAGTCTCCATTTTTAAGCATTTTATAGATCTACATTTACATGATGGCGCCCGACATGGTTACGTTAAAGCCGTAGTTCTTGAATGGGGGAACGTTAAGGCCTTCCAAGGCTACATGAGATtacttttaaatgaatttaaaacgAGCATCCATTTAATTTTAGGGGGCACTTGGCTGAAGGAAATGGGTACATCACTAAAGAATGGTTAAGAACCACAGCTTAAAAGTAAGTAATGCAACCAGGTTCTCCTCCATGTCAACATCTCAACCAACTTACCTGGATCGCTTTTTCAGCCATTTCGTCACAGCGTACGAACCATTGCTTCTTTAGAAGAGGTTCGATGATGTCCCCTGAGCGgctgaggaaaggagggaggagggaagaaggacACAAACATTAACAGTAGTCCTATTCTAACCGTTTAATTGGTGCATTGCTCGACTCATTAGTAGAGGTGCTTttcgcttctctctctcctaaACTGAGTTTATTCCACGTTCCAGGCTAAAGGCCGCAGCCTTTAGCCTGCGTGTTgtaaagaagaaagaggaaaaagagacacagacagaaggTCTGAATACTAACCTGCAGACAGGTAAGGTCATGGGGTGAGTCTTCTTCCCTCTGAACAGCCCCTTCTCAACCAGGGCATCCACAATCAGCTGTCTGGCATCGAACCGCTTCActccctgagacacacacattccagtTGTCTTCTATCACTAATCCACCGTGAAGATCCACCCATTATAACAGTGGTCTCAATGCACCTCAAGCCATTTTCCACAGGGCGGAGTCATGGTCCCATCTCCTCCAATCACAGTGACGCGTGGCAAAGAATGTCTCTGTGACAGCAGGAAGTCCGTATGGTCATGAGCAGGGGTCACCTTCACGGCGCCTACAGAAGCCAAACACAGGAAGTGAGCGCACATCACGCGGCGGCGCCCCGTGTGTTTGCTTCTGATGCGTAGTGTTGCTGTCACCGGTTCCCAGCTCCATGTCCACCATGGCATCAGTGATGATGGGCAGGGCTCGGTTGGTGAAAGGGTGTCTGCACTGCTTCCCGTGCACACACTGGAACAAAGTGGACAAATTGGGTAGTGGAATATTGAGGACATTATATTGGATGCAGATGTTGGCATGATGCCCCCTTTGTTTTCCTGCTTATATTGACGTCATGTTTGCAGCAGGTGTAACTGAGATGAGGCACTAGAGCACAGTTTTCCTACCGTGTGACAGAATgagctttttgtgtatttggttAACACAAAGCTCATTCCGTCACACGGTAGAAGTACTGTGCTCTTTCATTATATGATCTTATGTTCAAGTGGCTTCTTGCAAATAAAGACAGTTTATTAACAGGTCTGCAGCTTTGCTCTGGATGATCCTTCCCATTAGTCATGTGTCTCGTGGAGAAGAACTATCCACTAGTAACACCACATCTCCATGCTGGAAGTTTCTTTTCCTACTTGAACACTTGGTCGCTCCTGGAGGAGAGGTAGGTGCTCTTGGTCCAGACAGATCTGCGAGATGCTGGACTTGCCTCCAGCGTCTTCCTGATACAGATCGTCTTTGTTGAATGTTCCCAGCTCTTTCATAAGTAGCAGATGATTGGGAGTCAAAGGCTCCATGTCACACGGATCATCGGTGCGTGGTCGTCCATTAAAGATACTTTCAACCTCACACATTAGCAAATTGTCGTCAGTGAAGGTCGGCTCTCTCACAAGAGAATTAAGGGTCCTCCGCGCAGGACCTGGCCTCTACTTATTAAACAACGTAAGGCGTTGATGCAAGACTGTCTGCAATGTCTATATGTACAGCTCGAATGGCGAGACAGGTGAACATTACACCGTATCTTTTGACAATACTCCGGCACCGTATAGCTGACTACTTCTTTTGACAGACCCACTACCAAAGAGGGCCTTCACTTCTTCAGGGAACGATTGTTTCCGACTGTAGAATGATTTCTGCTTCTGCAGCCATCAACTGTTCCCAGCTCagtgttttccttttaataTCACCGTTTGAGCGTTTTCATTCGTTGCTGCAGAAGTGATTTTAGGCTTGCTGGGTCCTGGTTGACCCGACTGATGGAGCGCTGTAAAACTCACTGTTTCCTTGGCTTTCGTAATCCATGCCACTGCTCTCTGAAGTCTGTCCCAACGTGAGTAATACTGAAGCAATTTGTTGACTGTGTCAGCATTCTCTTCAGTTAAGACTGGATACACCGTGATGTTCTTGACCTGTGGATCTTGTTGCAGGTCTTGTGCCTCCTTGTTTGGTCTCGTTGGCCGTTCACCATCTGGGCACCACAGAAACGGTGGCCCTTTTATCCACATATAATCTTCCTTAAAGTTGTTAACGTTCATGCCTCTCGCGGCTCGATCTGCAGGATTCTGTGATGTTCTGACACGGCCTCTTGAATGAGAGTAATCCTAAAAGTTGGATTTTAAATTCTTCTTGTAGCATTTTGTCCATCTTCTGGACATCTTCTTTAACAGGTATATTTATACCAACCAATGCTCCACTGGCGTCCATGTCCACACGTCCTTGGGCGTGATGGACATGGACAGATGGCTGTACCTAGTGTGACGTTAGTGACGGAGGTGTCTGTGTgcggtagctcctgtcatcagtggaTGAATGAAGTCATGTAGCGTTGAAGAGGTTAGCGCTGTCAGGGGACTAAACCGCAGATAATAAGTACATTATATTTATCATCATGTGAATGCTGATTCCATCTCATTTACACGGTTATGATCCAAATGGTCAATATTTGTCCCTCTAGAGTCATAAGATCTGTATTGTTGTTTTGGGTCTACTTCTCATATCTTACTGAATATATAAAATCAgcttttgtcaaatgttttcataACCTTAATATGACGTCAGTGTGTTATCATTTCTGTTTGGATTGTGGGGGCATGTCGACACTAACCCGTTCCCTCAATACAGCTCAACATGGAGGACATGGTTGCAGATGAGTTAGTCTAAAAGCCAGTAGGCTCTACTCACACATGAGAAGAGCCCCAACGCCGCCTGTACAATATCTAAATAACATGTTTCctgtctgaggaggaggagtacgAGAGGTGTGCACTGCCCGACTCCTCTACAATTCACTTTCTATCACCACGGCAACACATACACAATGTCAGACAGTGCCTGTCCGTTACAAACTGGGGTTCAAATAGACATTCAATCAATCTGTGACACAAACAACCTCCACAGCGGCTTTCCTTGTGCCGCTCGTCCATGCAGGACAGATGTGTGGAGCACATGGTCACAGTTGTCCTGTGGCCAGATTCTTCCTTCAGGTGCGGCtctttgcagctcctccagagttCCCATGAGCCTCTTGTTTGCTTCTCTGATTCATCTTCTTCTTGGCTCACTTTAGGTGGACGGTTCTCGTTGTGCCGTATTGGTTCCACTTTTCCTGCTTCATATTTGAGCTCAAACTTCCTCGCTGAGGTGTTTAGTGAGCTCCTTGGTCTCCATGATGCTCCTGGTTCAGGTCACACAATTGGTCACACCAGATCTTTTAGGGTTTTACAGTTGGGGGGTGAATACATATTCACTTTTTAGACCTTGATTTGTGAGCTTTCCCCTGACCTCCAGATGATGGACCGTTTTGTGGTCCATTCATATGAAATCCATTAGAATCTGTGGTTATACGCTGAGAAAACAAAGACGTTCTTATGTGCTTCTACAGGCCTTGTGTCAGAAGCAATGGGGCATGCCGACTGGTACTAGCCTGATACCGAGGATCGTCAGGGTGAACGGCTATGGCCACATCTCCCAGCATGGTCTCAGGACGGGTGGTGGACACCGCCACCTCTCCATCTAAAGTACAACAGATGGAGGGGATcatcacaccaccaccaccaccatcgaACAGCACAGGGATCAGTCTCACGCACTCACCGTGGCCTTCTAAAGGGTAGGCGAAGGTCAGCAGGCTTCCAAACTCCACCTCTTCGTCATAACCAGGAACAGACAGCATGGTCCGTCCCGACAGCTCCTTTGAGTCAACCTGACAGCAAACGCACAGGCTGACCGACAAACCTCCATCTCTACTGatcttcctctttctcattATAGCAGAAGATTTGCTTTATGAGAAACAATCTGCCAATGATTCTGCTCTTCATGACACCAGCCGTGATTTAAATATGGGCCGTGTTTACCAGGCGTCAACTCacagtacaataaaataaattctaacTAGTTTGACATCAGTGTTCATTTtgtcagctatttttgatttagtcttagtctttagacgaaaatgcaatgagtttattacgttagacgcggTTGGGAcgtctcatccagcgaggaaacgctgcctgccgtcgccagagaacagagcagaaaggtcccacagtctttaaacgggtcttcatgtttctgtgaagcagcgcgaacatttttcgtcatagttttcgtcgacgaaatgaACACTgtttgacacaaacaaaaaccatCTTACAAGCTTCTTCCAGAGCCTTCAGCTGCATCCGGCAGTCGGTCTCTCGTGGAAGAAGTTTAGTCATTTGTGTACAGAAAACTCACTGCCCCCCATAAGCACTGTAGGTCACCTGACCGCTAATAAACCGTATATTGGATTAGATATTTCCCAGTTTGAACACACGGCTGGTGCCAGAAGAAGAGCCCTACTTACGAACATCTCAGACTTGTTCTCCTTGTATTCACCTCTATGTCAGAGATGGCCGATCCCAGAGCACAGCTCCAGTTGACCAGCGCCTCCGAGCGGTAGATGAGACCCGAGTCGCTGAGCCTGACGAAGGCCTCAGTCACGGCCCTGCTGAACGCCTGCAGTCACAACCAAGCACATTACACATGCCATCAACAGGGTTTACAGCGCAGTGCAAACGGACCGATGGGACCCGCAACACGTTGAGCTGCAACGATTGGTCGACATAACTGACGTCGGATTTTTATAGTATATTAGAAAACGATTCAGAGCTACAGGTCTTTTTCATTCAGCCTTGCAATAGACTGCAGGAAGTGCTGGGGGGGCTACGGCTTCTGGTGTCTACATGCACCAAGGAAACGTTGAACGTGGGAGAGTGGAAAAAGTCCAGAGTATTTCATCAGCGAACCAAAGCAAACAGCACAACGCAGCACCGAGTTGGCGTTTCACAGCAGCATTTAAAAGGTCCTCACGTGTTAGCTGATCCTACGCTTTACACGCTACATGTTGGAGACGGTCTCACTGTGGATGCTCGCTAACACTTCTCTGTTGGAGGGGCGAATCCTTTGTTCCTTCTGAATAGTTAACCTCTTGTAGTACTGAGCGTCGTGCACACGTTTGCCCCTCAGAGGCTCGTGCACGCAGATGAAGGAGCTGGACAGAGAACACGCTTGTCACCTGCAAAGACTATTAGTATTTGGAGTTacttttaaacacacatttgcacTTACATTTTGTATTACTATTCAATGGATTCATTAGGATTACATGTGTATTAACTGGTCACTCAAATACATCCTTATACATCATTTTAATGAGCTATTTAGGGGCCTGAAGGACTGAATTGAGGAGAACGGGCGTAACCCTGGTGACCTGGGGGGTAAACCAGGAGCAGGAAGTGAATGTGAGAGACGTTATTTGATGGAAGTAAACGGCCACACGTTGTAGCCAGAAGGAACACTTGCGTCTGTTTGTTTCCACGCTCCTACACTACGGTCAATAATCCAAAGAATGGTCAGCTGCAGCCCtagtagctgctaggctacttgcATGTCAACATGTACCACTGTGTCCATAAAAGACTAAATGTCCTGGCGAAATGTGTCACAGACGTCAAACTATGGAGTcaagagcaaagtgcacgaggacaacaggaagagtcagTAGTTCCTCGCTTGTTTAAAATACACCCTATTTGAAGTGATTCATCCGGATTGATCTAATTAAAGAATCTCAAAAGGTGAGATTAGTTATTTCGTATTGATCTAAGAGCCTCATCATGAGATGATTACACAGGGACAGCTGTTGGGAGGACAGCCCCAGTCTCCCCCTCTGGACCTCCGTGTCATCGCAGCAGGTGGGACACGTCTCATGAACCTGTGCTGAGTAAACAGTGACTTCCCCAGGTTCTAAGCAGAGGACGGCACGGCTTACTGGATCCATGGTGAAACAGGCTCTGCTCCAGTCCAGAGACGCTCCGAGCCTCCTCAGCTGGTGGTAGATCTCCTCTCCGGTCCTGGGAGACACGGGGACAGACTGAAGTACACGTGCTGCCTCCCAGACACACAATAAAGAGGAGCATGTGAATGTGAAGACTCACTCTTCCTTCCATTTCCACACCTCGCGTAGAAACTGTTTCCTGGTGAAGTCCTGTCTGCGCTTCCCTCGGTCCCTCAGCAGTCTCCTCTCCACCACCGTCTGACGGAGACACACAGGATGCCACGTTaagccagaggaagaggaacatCCCAAGCAGACCCCTTTATTCGACGCCTGAGAGTGAGCGGGCAGACGGAGAAGGGAAGATGCCGTCTTACCTGTGTGGCAATACCTGCATGGTCACATCCAGGGACCCACAGGACCCTGTAGCCCTGCATCCTCCTCCTGGCGGATTACACGTTGATATTTGACTTCATCAAACTAACCGATCAATCGTTAACCAGCCGCACTTGTTGTTACCATCGAACCAGAGCGTCCTCCACGGCCACAGTGAGAGCGTGGCCCAGGTGCAGAGTGCCGGTCACGTTTGGTGGAGGCAAGCACAGGGCGAAGGTCTGATCCACGCGGTGAGACAGCTCCTCCTGGGGAACATGGCGGCAGTGAGTGACCAGTGACTTGCAGTAACTACTGGAATGGAGCATGAACTCAACGAGGGCCGTGAAATAAGCCCGCTGATCGGACTGTGAGAGGGTGCAGAGCACAAACAATACATGGACACATTTGGACGTTCTGCTCTAGTTGAGCTGGTTGCTCAACATGCTCTGACAGAATGAGAGGGTTCAAAGGGGGCTAGTAGTCTGTGTCACACTCATACAAATACACATTCTTCCCTCCGCCAACCAGTAATGATAGATTTCAGCTTGGTTTGCTAATCATCAAATAAATAGGTTAAATGCAACAAATGTAAAGAACCATCAGCATTTGGACCGGTAATGCTGCTTCTTCGGTCCAAAACCGGTCTGTAGTATAATATAGATATTATTAACGGCGGGACTAAGTTTATGAGAAGTGAAGCGCTGTTTGGTTAGAAATTGCTCACATGTTGTTCTGGACGAAAGAATCCTTCTTTCTCCCACCACTGATACCAGCTGGACTCCACGTACTGTGGGCAGTACGAAGACGGGAACGGAGACCGGGCGTCTGCAGAGGACAACGCACCCTTTAGATGTGCACAGAtacacaagctgctgctgcagaagtcAGTCACCTTTCTTTGTCCCGGGAGGCGTTTGAGCAGCGTACACCATGGTCTGCTTCTCGCTCCATCCCACCGCTTCCTCTTCAGCAGTCTGAAAGCAGCAGAGCACACAGTCACCACCCCGTTAGCTTACCACCACCCAGACCCACGGAGACACAGTCACCACCCCGTTAGCTTACCACCACCCAGACCCACGGAGACACAGTCACCACCCCGTTAGCTTACCACCACCCAGACCCACGGAGACACAGTCACCACCCCGTTAGCTTACCACCACCCAGACCCACGGAGACACAGTCACCACCCCGTGAGCTTACCACCACCCAGACCCACGGAGACACAGTCACCACCTCGTGAGCTTACCACCACCCAGACCCACGGAGACACAGTCACCACCCGTGAGCTTACCACCACCCAGACCCACGGAGACACAGTCACCACCCCGTTAGCTTACCACCACCCAGACCCACGGAGACACAGTCACCACCCCGTTAGCTTACCACCACCCAGACCCACGGAGACACAGTCACCACCCCGTTAGCTTACCACCACCCAGACCCACGGAGACACAGTCACCACCCCGTTAGCTTACCACCACCCAGACCCACGGAGACACAGACCCCACTATGGGGGAGGGAAACATGTTCATCAGTTGAACTGAAACGTGGGGGCCACTAGGATCAGTAATGATGTCGTATTGAGAAATCCCCTTTTAACAGCATCAGAATATGGACACACAGTTGTTGTTCTTAAGAAGAAAGAGTGGCACAAAGAAGTGATTCATGCTTTATAGGAAGTATTATAGAgaaaggatgtgtgtgtgtgtgtgtgtgtgtgtggacaaatGGTCCACCTTCACTAAAGAGCAGCTGCTTCCACTGTAAGGACTGTGGGTGGAACGGCCCTGAAATGGGCAAATGTAAAAACTGTGCATGGAGGATAAAGTTCAATTCAAATATTTGGTGATCAGTCAGTTCAGCACTTTCCCAACAGCTGTGAATACGTTTAAATGTCCACAGAATCATTTTGACGTGTGAGCAGGCAAAATATTGACATAATTCTCCCTCATATCCCAAAAGCAACATTCAACTGGCCAAAAGCTGCCAACTGCAATCATTCTTTGGGGTTTATGTGTTTGCATTTGGTGTGTGGAGCTGCTGTGAGTGATGTGACGTCACAGAGCAGGACTGCGTCTCTACACAGCCTGGACCTCTTGAGGACACCATGCTGTCTCTAACGTTGTACATTTGGGGTTTATTCTTAAAGGGAAGGAACTGATCTCACAGAGCATTGCCAGTGTCCTGCATGTCTGTCCAGGAGTGCATATGTTCAGTCCCTTGTTCACTGGACGAGGTGATGTGTGATCTCACCTTTGACTTGATCCTACCTGGAGAAAACATACCTGACGATAGTTGAGACTACATCGATTTGCGTCGTTTTGTCCTGAAGCTTCTCTCCTACTTACCGAGTGTGCATTGGACAGAATGGCGTCCTCGCGCTGTCGTCTCCGCCTCTGCTTGTCTGCCTGGGACCGCGGAGACGAGTTGGACTGAGGTGAAGGAGACAAAGAAGGGTTCGCTGGCTTGCTGGAACACAAGGAGGCTTCTCCTGTGGCTGTCAGCCTCAGCCTGAGGACACGTCCTGTCCTCCACATCCCGAGTGACGTTAGCTGAGCGTTAGCACGCACGCGAGGGAAGCTTCGTGTCCTCGCTGTGCTTTCGATACTCGCACTGTCCCCCAAAGCTGCGCGACCTTTCAAGTTCGCCACTTCAGGAGAGGGTGTTTATATCCGGTTTCTCATCAAGTCCTCTGTAAACATTCATCCCTAGAACAATTATCCTTTCATATCACTTCATATCGTATGTTTATTCTTGGCATGCTGGTCATGTTATTGACGGACTAATACAACAGGAAGTAACCCGTGTGCGTCTGTGATTATCTTCCCCACACGCTACTGCTGTCAGAGACGGAACGTCCTGCAgaccttcaaaataaactgaCACGCAGAAATAAGATTCTACAGAACCGCAATACGAATGCCCTGACTGCTCCTTAGCTGGAATAAATAAGACAGTGAAGTAGCACGGTGGTTTAGCGGGACTGGGTTTTGTTAATGCGACCCCATATTCACATTTCTTAATTAAGTTAGATGAGCATCGTTCTGAGGTGAAAACCTTCAACTTCCGTTTAAGTGCGACGACCTGTGTGGCAGCTTGACCGCATCTCAAAGACATGTCCAACGCCTCACAACCTGCACGTCAACAATCTCTTTGAATACTCAGATCCGCCattgtaacgttagctagctaacggaCAGACGTTGTCTCTCCCTGACGGTCGACCCTGGCTCTTCCCGTCTTTACGCCAGCTAACGGTAAGTAGCAGCGAGCAGCTCCAGGGATGGCGGAGGCTCCCGGGACATCGAGTGAGACCATAACGGAGACGGTTGAGACGAGCACCCCGCCGCCGCAGCAGGTAAGCCGGCCGGTCGCGAGGACGCGATACTGTTTAGCTAACGCGTCAAGCGCTACGTGCTAACGTGACTTCATGGAGCTTCACGAGGCCTCACCTGTAACAACATGGCACTGACGTCACCGGTAACGGTGAGCTCTGTGACGTCACGGTACCGTGGGCATCACGGTAAACGTGTGTCACAGTGCTAGCTAACCGTTTGCATCAGCAGGGTCGCTGGCTCGCGGCTCTCTGCGAAGGCCGGGTACCAGTGTGACCCATGTGCAAGGCATGCTGCCGGTGCTGATGGTACGGTACCGTGACCGCATTCAGTCCGGAGCAAACCCAAGAAACACCGGATCCGGTATAAACAATCCTAAACCTCAGCTGGTGTGGTAGCGCTGTGCTCTGGCTCTGTACTTGTTGGAATACTTGAACACGTGACACATTAGTGTTGCTTTAACTTTGGGTCCGTCCAGTTTCACCAGATGAGTCCAGCGAGCATTCCCACCTAGACCCCGACCCCATCAGCACGTAGTACCACGTAGTACCACGTAGTACGGCTTCTATATGCAACACGTCCTATCCATCCCACTGATACCT from Gasterosteus aculeatus chromosome 10, fGasAcu3.hap1.1, whole genome shotgun sequence carries:
- the vars2 gene encoding valine--tRNA ligase, mitochondrial isoform X1, which codes for MWRTGRVLRLRLTATGEASLCSSKPANPSLSPSPQSNSSPRSQADKQRRRRQREDAILSNAHSTAEEEAVGWSEKQTMVYAAQTPPGTKKDARSPFPSSYCPQYVESSWYQWWEKEGFFRPEQHEELSHRVDQTFALCLPPPNVTGTLHLGHALTVAVEDALVRWRRMQGYRVLWVPGCDHAGIATQTVVERRLLRDRGKRRQDFTRKQFLREVWKWKEETGEEIYHQLRRLGASLDWSRACFTMDPAFSRAVTEAFVRLSDSGLIYRSEALVNWSCALGSAISDIEVDSKELSGRTMLSVPGYDEEVEFGSLLTFAYPLEGHDGEVAVSTTRPETMLGDVAIAVHPDDPRYQCVHGKQCRHPFTNRALPIITDAMVDMELGTGAVKVTPAHDHTDFLLSQRHSLPRVTVIGGDGTMTPPCGKWLEGVKRFDARQLIVDALVEKGLFRGKKTHPMTLPVCSRSGDIIEPLLKKQWFVRCDEMAEKAIQAVEDKQLEIIPHYHTKTWNNWLSNISDWCISRQLWWGHQIPAYQVVFPNATDKQEELWVWGQTEDDARHRAAVKYGVKPEDVTLTQDPDVLDTWFSSGLFPFAMLGWPEQTNDLQRFYPSSILETGSDLLFFWVARMVMLGTELTGQLPFKQVLLHSMVRDKHGRKMSKSLGNVIDPLDVIHGVSLERLQQKVKEGNLDPRERLVAMGAQSKDFPKGIPQCGTDALRFALCSHKMQGEDISLSISEVLSCRHFCNKMWQTLRFTLGVLGDNTTPVGTLEETSAVSSLDRWICSRLYSTVVECERALEAYELHAVTSALYSFWVHSLCDVYVEHMKPALVLPDTQVAPSILYHCVSTSLALLSPFMPFITEELWQRLPRAAAHSALCLQPYPRSAQLAHWHFPEEEKDFLLVQEVIRVARSLRAQCAMTKEKPAMWAVCSASQAQVLHRFGSAVWTLSRISNLHIYSPGAEPLPRVHSTPPPVGSLVGVVDHTCQLHLYIQGGMNIDKRMLQLSQRREKLLPKLEKLLCRVRSPDYLSKAPAHVRQQMDTKTSALQQELRAIDDQLKVLQQTRSKE
- the vars2 gene encoding valine--tRNA ligase, mitochondrial isoform X2, producing the protein MWRTGRVLRLRLTATGEASLCSSKPANPSLSPSPQSNSSPRSQADKQRRRRQREDAILSNAHSTAEEEAVGWSEKQTMVYAAQTPPGTKKDARSPFPSSYCPQYVESSWYQWWEKEGFFRPEQHEELSHRVDQTFALCLPPPNVTGTLHLGHALTVAVEDALVRWRRMQGYRVLWVPGCDHAGIATQTVVERRLLRDRGKRRQDFTRKQFLREVWKWKEETGEEIYHQLRRLGASLDWSRACFTMDPAFSRAVTEAFVRLSDSGLIYRSEALVNWSCALGSAISDIEVDSKELSGRTMLSVPGYDEEVEFGSLLTFAYPLEGHDGEVAVSTTRPETMLGDVAIAVHPDDPRYQCVHGKQCRHPFTNRALPIITDAMVDMELGTGAVKVTPAHDHTDFLLSQRHSLPRVTVIGGDGTMTPPCGKWLEGVKRFDARQLIVDALVEKGLFRGKKTHPMTLPVCSRSGDIIEPLLKKQWFVRCDEMAEKAIQAVEDKQLEIIPHYHTKTWNNWLSNISDWCISRQLWWGHQIPAYQVVFPNATDKQELWVWGQTEDDARHRAAVKYGVKPEDVTLTQDPDVLDTWFSSGLFPFAMLGWPEQTNDLQRFYPSSILETGSDLLFFWVARMVMLGTELTGQLPFKQVLLHSMVRDKHGRKMSKSLGNVIDPLDVIHGVSLERLQQKVKEGNLDPRERLVAMGAQSKDFPKGIPQCGTDALRFALCSHKMQGEDISLSISEVLSCRHFCNKMWQTLRFTLGVLGDNTTPVGTLEETSAVSSLDRWICSRLYSTVVECERALEAYELHAVTSALYSFWVHSLCDVYVEHMKPALVLPDTQVAPSILYHCVSTSLALLSPFMPFITEELWQRLPRAAAHSALCLQPYPRSAQLAHWHFPEEEKDFLLVQEVIRVARSLRAQCAMTKEKPAMWAVCSASQAQVLHRFGSAVWTLSRISNLHIYSPGAEPLPRVHSTPPPVGSLVGVVDHTCQLHLYIQGGMNIDKRMLQLSQRREKLLPKLEKLLCRVRSPDYLSKAPAHVRQQMDTKTSALQQELRAIDDQLKVLQQTRSKE